The Danaus plexippus chromosome 20, MEX_DaPlex, whole genome shotgun sequence sequence CCAATAACCGACGCCATGGATATAACCATCGCGATCAGTCTGAACTGCTCCACCCTATCCATTGCactaaagaaattaatttcaaccTCCAAATGTTGCAATATTCGTTAATTTATGACATCCATTCGCAatgtttatcataaataattcacaTCACACTTTTCATTTTACAAATCCTTTCTTGTCACGCCTGTGTGACTTCTGGGACAGATAATTAAAGTCATAcgtatgtgtatattattattaatactctGTTCTTATTTttgagatatataataattgtaagcCGCCACAGTTACCACCGCTACtatcaaaactttaaaaatttgttccataatataaaatttcaatcaaaGCCAACTCCAAAATCATGTTATTTGGCTAAGACGTTAATCTAGTTGGTTTGGACTATggcctttgtttttttttttatgagcaaCACTTTTTAGggataatatttagtttacatATAGCATAATAGTACTATttcgaaatatacatatattgaaatacattaaaatcttatttccattattttaGTTAGAGCATCTCTGAAGAAAATATCTTACGTATTTTCGTATtcgcaaaatttttaaatttaatctgtatcgtttataattttaacatggAACAGACACGCAGCTATACAATcatgagtttttaaattaaattatttaatagatcTACATATAGAAGAAAATTTTGCCACCCTAAAGTTTCTCGCGGAAAATGAAATCaacaaagtatatttatttttaagcattTTATTGTCATCTTCAGTGCAATTAAGGTTCTTTTTTGGGACACGGCTTCATTTCTGGTTCCGGTTCCGGCTGACACGGGTCTATGCCCTTTTTCCTGACGCATTTCTTTTTAGGTTTAGCTACTGGTGCTGGTGTCTTAGGCTTCTCCTCTTTTGGCTTCACTTcttcttttgttttacattcatACGGCTTGATGACATCTATGATTCTCTCCGGGCATATTATACCCATCGAATACAATAACCCAAGACCCGAGCCGAGTCCTATTGCGAGTAACTGCAAGAAACTTTTCTTATCTCTCTCCTCCCAGTTTTCTACGGCTGTTATTCGTTGTTTTATGTAGTGGTGGAAGTCCTTCAGGGAGGTCCTGTACCAGAGATGGGATGGCTTTATACCGCTATATCTTCGGagcatttttgataatttcttAATCCTAGGACTAAACTAGATTTTTGGaggcaaaattatataatctattgtAAGTGTGGGATAGTGGACATTTTGATTTCGCTGTTCAGTTTCATTTTTGTTGATCCTAGaaaggaaaaaattatatatcacaatttacattttgtgTCATGTTACGAAACGGAATTGCAAAGatttatggattttttttgtgataataaGGTTGCAATGAGATAATCAAATTAaccatttttttgtgttacgGCCGCCGTGTCCTGAATGATTTTTCGGTGACTTCAGCCAAAAAAGAGAATAAAGCTGATGCCGTGATTATGAAGATGAGCTCTTGACGGTTCATGACAGTTGTATTTAGATGACAATAAcgacatatttttcttaattattttatgtctggcgagtttaaattttcataaatatatgtttttaaactaggtatataaaatatgtaaaaaatatatacaatatgttactgattatatacataaatttttttttaccttatttattacaccagttcgaaaaacaaatatttgtagaaCATTaactagatatatataaaaaactcgcaatgtttgtcatattttcttttttattgttatcgaTTTGATTTTTGGTCCACGAGaggtgttttattaaaaacgcaAAAGTCCCTTACATAAAACCTTAATACattagtaacattttttttttatgttttaaaatgtctcaGTGACGTTGTCAAAGTCGTAAATACTATCTTTGAGtgacatttatataagttgTAGTAATGACATTgccaaaatattccacgattccagtaTTGATGAAGCCAtatcataaacaataaaaagtcGATAGgattaaagcaataaaaattgaGGACTTTTTCGTCAAATCGTACTTTTTTGCTATGTTCTGAAACCAGTTTAATGTAACAAGATCATTCTATTCTGGAAACGTATGAAAGCCATGTATTTGCTATGTATTGCGCCACTTTCACTTCCATTTCTATATATACGGGTTTTAAGGATACTCATAATATAAGGAATTAgttgttaaacattttatattagtttttatgaacaaaatttatcCCAATCCACAGATGGTCTATTCGCTGTATTTTTTACTAGTAGACAGATCGGAAATACTTTGATGACAAAATCTGccagtatatttaaaactttaaataaacacaaataaagtagattttaagataacaaagtttttataagaCTTTGGCCCCCTTAAGGACCAGAGCGGCCTTCGCCAGAGATGCATTGAACCGGTTCGATTTATCGATTGGGTCAATCGTACCTCTAAGATAGATATGAAGATATTCGTTCTTAAACCAGATATGActcatttgaaaaaataaattataaaatagtaatattttatgtgactATAAAGTATGTGAAGTCGTCTGACAGTAAAAAGTTGCCGGTCTAGCAACGACTGTGCCGAGGGCCGAgctattatgtttttaaactacaACTTAACTTTCAAGCTCAGACTCGCCGGGTCTGTAGTGGGAACAAAACCTGTAGATACTTCGCCTACTTCGGTGCGGTGTACCTGCTCTAGTGTCGTCCCTTTCACTCTCACACCGACGCCCGTAACACGATATCGTCCGTTTCACTTCACAACTCTGGTATGCAAAGATTGATAGCGTATGTGACCATTTGGTTTTGAAAGTCCCAAGAAATCACGCACGGTTAAGTTTTCGCCTGGCGTCCTTACTTAGGATCGGACGGACGTGCTTTATACAgagaaacttttattataacaatgttttttgtgaattaatttaatctgtgCCATTATTGTTTGATGTtttcgttgtttttttttttaaataagtgttGTGCGTTGTTCGGTTCTGGTATGAAATGTGTTGtgattgttttgtaatatatatacgatgGATCCGATGACTGACAACGGTTTGGTTGTAAACAATTTGAACCATGGCCGCAGTGACTCCCAGGTAAGAACTATCGATGAGGCGAAACACGTTTCGCCGTTGCATACCTGACTATGAATAAGTGCAATGACTCCCCAATTATTCAAAGCTAATCCAGATTACGTCCCAAGTAGctatgtatttaaaagttagTGTCGAACACCTATAACTCGTGAggataactaaaatattcatactaAATCTACTTGCACCAAGCAAAAGTAACACACTTAAAACTAAGTTTATCCATAATAGACTATCTAATAATTTTCCCACGTTGGTTATAAGTAATAAGATCTTATAGTTACAAACTTCAAGTGTCATTGATAATTAACCAGATCATGtttgacataaattattatattttaccacAGACAATGCATACATGTCTACTATTCCTTGTCTTGGCTTCTTAATATCAAATGAGTCACTATCAATAGAAGATGTGTATTGTGTATTTAGAATGATgacttatttcaatattatcctCTGTGGAtgattattatctgtatttagttatatttttatttcacagagtaaaaattaaaattaaattaagtatacccattcttaaatataattaattatacccATTCTAATATATCATAGTTCTTAACTTAAACATACCATGACCAATAAATAGTACGTAAAAGTATATTACGGtcaatttatgataattttatagctgttttatgtcattaaaaaatcCTAGTATACTTAAGACCTAATTACGACCCTCGCGGCGACGTTATTGCAATAGATGTCAGACATAACATCTAGAATACTATCTAGTTCTGAAAGTAATTAATGTGTAATGCAGGACATTACATTTTCAACtttgatacatttaaaattgaacCTTATGTCATAGACAATAAGCTCCAACTTGTATAAAGACTTTCGTTTGATCTATCCAAAAAGTATGTACCTTATTTAAGTACTGgttggaatttaatttatttggataaAGTCAATGATTTGTCGAGATCAAGGCATTAAAATCTCTAAAGTATTCATGACAAACATCGTAGTCTAAGttacttatacaaaaattttaaaatattgcacaATAACTAATACTTAGtcactataaaatttaataactaaaaaactattttcactggtaagtcataaaattattaaagacttATTCGCCTAATCACAAGCTAGttcaaataaagaatatcATACTTTTTAccgtttttaaagtaattttgtcATTATCTCCTTTACCAAAAGTCACTATTCTTCAACATGAACGAAATTAGGGgtgatgaaaatataaattttaatttagcaaaagtaaaacttctttcaaaatttatgaacacctgtccgtataataacaatttaagtaACAATGGAGTGCCGTAAAATAGAATTGGTGATCGAAGGGCCGCCATTTTTTTGCATCTTAGGCACATGTCAGATGACGTCACCGAACCTGTTCCGCGCCAATTCGCAGCTGTCGTCGGCGAGGCGGTCGgcaattactttgtttttattttgattcttCCTAACTACACACCGTTACCttattgtatttgatattGGGTTTTATGATTTTTGCACGCTAGTATCGTTCTGGGTTGGGATTATTGgtgtagttataaaatgacataaatatatgcatatattttttttttttaatataggaaaAGGGTCCACGaggtaaaaattttcattttttttttggttacacGGGTTGACGGCATTctctgtacatatataataataagttgagACAGTCATGATTTTTTTGGTTATAACCTTCAGGTCAAATAActtctaattattttgtagaaaGTCGACCATTTTTAGATTTTGCTTATAAATCAGTCTTTATAGCTATAACTAGAAAAGGTTAGGactttcaaataaagaatataaaatctgttaacatacaggaaaataaaattacaagtaGTTCTTTGTTCACGGTTAATGTTTGAGAAATGTTTTAgtgtatattaaatctaacaaatatataagtatagatATCGTATGGGATATTCCGAAACTATATTTGAATCGACCATATTTTggttacagattaaaaaaacatttttttttattatggcataccgattttatttgtaacgaCTTGAAGTACATACTCACTGTACTACACGTATTCATATATTGTCAAATAGTTAGTTAGCCAGACGTttctaaaatagattttataaattgctaTATAGGTCACCGTACGTTACCAACACTTCCTGCGATATCATAGGAATAAATGCACTTAGTCACTTGCACTTTTAGATTCATATACCTATGTGTGATTAGTGAAAAGATCAGATTCctacaaaattaaatctttatcaGTCCAAATCAAGATTATTCTATCCATAGCAAACTCGTTAAAAAACATCTCAAAAATAGTGTAGAACAATGTTgtaagaaatgtaaaaaaaatcactaataatacattttggaattaattaaaaataagttgaatGCTATCTTATTTTACCTTCTTAAAGTACAGCCTTACTACGAATATCATGTAACTTATAACATAGTTACGATGTTTTTAATCCACAAAACTAAAAACGTTGAATTGGTTTGATACACATTGTTGCAAAACCAAAAaggatttatgttttatattcttgGCTGTATAGGTTGGTTCggattgtatatttttacactcATACGTTTACGTACGTTATAGtgttgaaattgaataaacCCAACATTATAATCACAAAAACTTAGCTTCGAGTGATATATAACTACTTGTTTTTGCATTCTAAAAATTGAGAATTGAGTTATATTTCTATgctttactttaaaatgtgCTAGATGTCTTACATtcctaaaaatttataatataaagtgaatGCACGTTAAGAGGAAGggtttattgtattaattcaaaattattgattCCCATAGGATTTCTGTTTCATCTTTAATTAGATTGGCCTTTGTGATATTCCGAATTTGTGTATTCGCCTTTCTCAGtggtgtttaatatttttgttaatatattagcCATATTAGGAAGAAATAGCCATAAAACGcgacaaaaactaaaaatttattgctataaaaaaCCTGTTTAACTTTTGCTTGTACGTCTAAcgtttaaaaacttcaaaattCTTATAGTTACttggtttataaaaactatgttttttttctaatttctaaacttatatgaataaatatatcaaaaagcaatatataggagtcaaaaacaattaaattatgtatttatctgtaaataaaaacgggatcattattaaagttttaattggacggctttcattattatacttttcattaaaaaaaaaagcttcagaaaagaaaaaatattctaatatacgGATACGGAAATGATGAAAGTTTCTATCACAGATAAATCAAGTCAACACCTAAACGACCGGCGTAACGTGTTCGTTATATCCAGTTTTAGaagaaaactaaattatttttcttttctctttgattttaataatgtaataattctcTTCTCTTAATAAAACATCCAATATCACACTTTATGGACTCGGTTCTAAGTAAAAACCGTCGTTTTCTCCGGAAAGATGCTTCATTAATGACAGCACCGTGTTTGTCCGATGTCAACTCTGGCAGGTATATTTATGGTCtgtgtatatgaaaaataatatttttttaaatctgtgaactagtttattttttaataatctgaataatttatagttgTCTATGATGAATTGAAGTGTTcgtctatattttaatattcggtTTGTCTAAAACTTACGAACATACCAAGTAAGCTATCGgcatagtttttaataaattaactctatatacttaaaatctaCTTCTAGTATTATGGCAtcccaaacaaataaattctatagagcattttattgaaatgaaatcttaaaattcaGCTGAAAACAATGACATGTAGTGCTTTAGAGGATGAATGTTTAAACCATAAAcgtaatattttcggattactacttgttttttattatattaaaacgcaTACACCAgacgtttcgtttactttgcaggaaccgtgatcacgggcagacgagatgtgaatgtctgtcagttggtcttggtatttgtcatctaccgccaacggttttttaattttctggcgtaccgctctggatgccgacAGAATGCGCTAACTGTGTCTCGAGGTCTCGCAGTGAGGTCATGGAcatggaattttatatttttttataaaggagTCCCAGGTATTAGATAGATtgcagccatcttctctattgaaatcgGGATGTTTCTTTAATTCAATAGCCTCGTGGATTAGACTTGATACGTAActgtcttcacgagcgaggatCTGTGGTtaatcaaaccgaatgtagttgcctggtttgtccattgtgtgtccacgcactgctgacttcgacgcgcgcctttTTTAATGTCTGAGACATGTTTCTTCACCCTtttaccgatgctcctcttcgtttgtccaatgtatgacaagcccaatcacaatcgagtttgtatacacccacttgtttaaattaatggtTCTCTTGATAGGTCTCCAGAATTTGCTCACCTTTTTCTGTGGTTTGTATATAGTCTTGatcgaaaccttcttcaagttgctgcctattctgtcagtaactcccttcacatatggtaatatcgcaggttgtcgctcaactgtgggtggcttcaagtggttcttgcgatgcttgCGATGCAGGCGAGGCTTGGTCAAGTTGTTGGTGTTGAGAActtgttttacatgctgccgCTCGGACTCTGGATGGTCAGTATCACAAAGGtattgggctctctgtaacaaagatttgccaacggtagctaactggataggttggtggtgtgagttaccATTGACATACCTAaccgtatgtgtgggtttcctataaacagtatgtctgaaagtattgtcaggattcctatcGACAAGTATGTCAaagaaagctaaagaattatttgcctctaaTTCTGAAGTGgacttaatatattgatagaaTAAggtggttcagaaaagcacgtgttttttttgtatttaatgttgtGATAGTGTCATTttcataccgtttatatattatagagagtatgtagtttttaaataatagaaaatgtgtAGTATGTGCGAAAatcttacttatatttaaatgaatactcgcgaaagtcttgaTATCATTACATAAGCATGGagttatatcatattaaaaaaaaaccactaaacatttttattttttatttcagtttgcAAATTAACTGACCACAAAATATCTATggaaacataaattttcttactgttaaaataattttgtaattcacTAAAAGtgctttgttatataaatattcctttaataAGTTGCCTTGTCATTTTTCTAGTCACACCCTAAATTATTTgtccatattttatttatatacagccGAACTGGGGCAGGTAAGAAAAGCCTTTGTTATCTAAATTGCTTGATTATCGGAcatctcataaaaatattaacacaaaaattcaatatctataattttaagtcaaaaaataaaacagtaagATAATAGTTgagaaaataacaataatgataAGCATAAAGAGAGCgaaatccatttttttttaaatgtcaatttgACAGACCACTGACGGGTGGAAAGCTAAACTTGTTCAGAATATCTTAACATAATGTTGCATCGAGAATTATATACGCTTTTACTTTCCTGTGGACCGGTCGAGTTACTGGTCGCTGGCAAatactgaatataataaaacaacatatacAGGCATAATATAACGCGGCGTATCTGACATCATATATACGTTATCTCAAAACTTATTACATAAATCACGATACAGATCTTGTTCACGTTatctaaacaaaattaatattaatttgcttGGTGAAGGCCACCTTTCTCCGTGTAGATGTTTTCACTGCTACTGATGTAGATTTTTGATGACTGAGTCatgaattaaagaaaataagcacttaatttaattttatttgataacttGCTTTTTTGCTTTAAATCCTTGAAATGTCTTAGCTGACGTGCCTAATCTACTCTTAATAACCCGTTAAATCAGGTGCTTTAACACAAAATactctatttttaattcttattctaTCAAAATTTCTGTATACAAGCCCAAAAAACCTATAAACTTAATGAAACAGTTATTTCTTGagcaataaaatagtttatgaaataattactaacttaaataatatatattttttaattttttttttataactaagttgttattgaaatataatgaagATTTAAAAACCGATAACAATAGCaaaaaaggaattatattctattataaataaatatatgtatgtagtttaaTATTAGAGTGGGCGTATACTGACCAGATACTGCAACATCTGgcgtttaaaaatcattattttttatataaaaatatttttaactacattATCAAATTCGAAATTATTGCTTGTACATTATAATCTTCTctgaaatattcatttattacaatttatttaaatacgctGTAAATTTAACTACAAATAAActcatattaattcaaattaagaaCTTCCAATCAAGTCTTTCATACGGCTGGCTACTAATCTCCATTTAGAACCggattattatcattttatgttatgattattaattttattataattatacatatgtcGTGCTTACAAATTGATTTATCTATACACTTACCATGTACACATAATACATAAAAGTTGTTGAAAAACGTGTTGCATTATATCGTGTATAGAAAAGATGATTATAAATACGAGAGATAACATAGTATTATGTAAAGGCATAATATAATGACGATTAAGGAAATATAAGAACGCGCGAAATTTGAAACCTAGTTCGCATGTTCCAACCAAATTAACCAATGGCAACTCGACTTTATTTTACTCGAGAACGTCATTGTATAATAGAACGCTGTGATTGGTtcgttgaaataaattttgttatatctggCTTTTGCTTGCGTCTGCACCAATCACAGACTGGGAACGATTCCGCCATGTTGATAAACTGACAGTTTAACAAAAACACGTGTGAACTGTGAAGTGTAAAAGTAAACCCAAGCAAAtgttattaacttattaagattttaatgaatttagtaTGTCGATGTTAGCGGGGCCTCGTaggaaacaaaaaatcataaatttaagagCTAAAAACAGCGCTTGGAGCAATGATACTAACAAGTTTGGTCAAAGAATGTTGGAGAAAATGGGCTGGAGTGCCGGAAAGGGGTTAGGTGCTAATGAAAACGGAATAGTTGAACATATCGTAGCCAGATACAAAAATGACGAAAAAGGTCTTGGTTATGAGGACAAAAACGATCAATGGATGAAACACGAAGACGATTTTAACTCATTACTAGCCAACCTCTCTAATAATTGTAAGTAAAACTAGTTTTTCGTCTAGATAAACacaagataatatattaaagctgtatcattattttcattgaagtgaagatagttataaattttacatattaatactattttactttttagcgGAAAACAACTCTGAGAATTTGCATAGTGGTGTATCGTTAGAAGATAAGTCAAAGAAAAGCAAAGCACGTATACACTATCACAAGTTCACTAGAGGCAAAGATCTGTCTCGCTACAGTGAGAAGGACCttgcaaatatatttggaaagaAAACCTTTAAGCAAGAATCAGTTAAAGAGCCTGTTAAAGATGATATTAGtaatatagaacaaaaatttacTGAGAAAGGAAATATGGATGATTATTTTAAGAGCAAATTAGCATCACTTAAAAATAAGCCAAAGGTATTATGCAATGATAATATTGATAGAGAGGAGATAAACTATGGTTTTCAAGGATTTTCTACTGAAACAAATGATCAGAGCGACGAATGTGATATACCCAAAGTAGGCTTTCAACCATTCTCTTTTTATGGGACACAATCAAACAATGACAATAAACAAGACACAGCAGATATATCAGAAGGTAATGAAGAAGTAATTAAGAgtaagaagaagaaaaaatcTAAGCAGAAACATCCCTATGACGATTCAGAGAATTGCTCTGAATCACA is a genomic window containing:
- the LOC116773805 gene encoding uncharacterized protein LOC116773805; this encodes MLRRYSGIKPSHLWYRTSLKDFHHYIKQRITAVENWEERDKKSFLQLLAIGLGSGLGLLYSMGIICPERIIDVIKPYECKTKEEVKPKEEKPKTPAPVAKPKKKCVRKKGIDPCQPEPEPEMKPCPKKEP
- the LOC116773802 gene encoding PIN2/TERF1-interacting telomerase inhibitor 1, translating into MSMLAGPRRKQKIINLRAKNSAWSNDTNKFGQRMLEKMGWSAGKGLGANENGIVEHIVARYKNDEKGLGYEDKNDQWMKHEDDFNSLLANLSNNSENNSENLHSGVSLEDKSKKSKARIHYHKFTRGKDLSRYSEKDLANIFGKKTFKQESVKEPVKDDISNIEQKFTEKGNMDDYFKSKLASLKNKPKVLCNDNIDREEINYGFQGFSTETNDQSDECDIPKVGFQPFSFYGTQSNNDNKQDTADISEGNEEVIKSKKKKKSKQKHPYDDSENCSESQEVNGMSEQNSDEQILPAKKKKSKKDKTKEIESECFESIKIKKKKRKNEQEYVNEDHQSDQNHIESVDNNVPKKKKKRKNKDE